AGCAGCCAGGAAGGAGGGAGCTTTCCCAATGCATCACACTGCTCACACGGTGCACTGTTGAATATCTGGAGGCCCAGTTTATTTCCCCTTGCACCCAATCACCACAGGGCTCTCTGCAGTGCTGCTCATGTGAGTGTGTGGGTGGTGGAACCCTGATCGGGCTCTGGtcatctgagggaaggcaggtaggctcctgcgtccccacccccgccccagtcCATGCCCttgtggtcgtgtgaatgacctcactacaTTTAAGAGTGATGTCGGAGAGGAAATACTGGTATGTGCGACTTGCCATGCCAGAGTATGAAAAGTTGAATCTATTGCAATTCCCTCTTCTACACAACTACTAAGTCTGCAGGGGCCCTCTTACCTCCTTGACATCTGGTAACCCTGGGAATCCTGTTTTCAAAAGATATCCCAGCAGATATCTGGGTTGTCATATTAGACATAAGAACATATTGCATATAAGAACAGTATGTTCTtatcttcacacagtgcataattcatatatgtaattctctgccatgggatgtggtgatggccactagcttggatggcttttaaaggggcttggacaaattcatgggggtcaggtctatcaatggctacgagtctggtggctgtgggcagcctcagaggcatgatgcctcacaataccagatgctggggagcaacagcaggagagaaggcttgccctcacctcctgcctgtggggttctcagaggcatctggtgggccactgtgtgaaacaggatgctcgactggatgggccttgagcctgatccaggagggctgttcttatgtaataaaAAGTTGTATAGAAAAATCCTTTTAAATCCAAAGAGTAAGAGATCCCCCATAAAAGATACAACCCATCAGGATGATGAAGAATGAAGGAGAAGATGAAACATACAAGTCCCTCCGGATTTCTGTGTCGTCATTCCACAGCCATTTATTTCCATCGTATGTTAGTCCAATGAAATAATAAGCCATTTTTGTTTTATTACGAATGAACTcctggaaaaaggaaaaaaaaaacatggTGGTCAATCAAAGAGCCTTCTGAAGGGCCGCGGGAATGGCAACAACTGCCTAAGTGGCCCATTGCCAAGAAAAAGATATTGGGTGCTTTTTAATTGTCTTGGAGTGTGCTTCTTGTGTCATGCAGGAAGGAGAATGCCCAATATCCCTCTTCTGTTCAAGGGCCTGGAGCCCTGCCCTCTTTTGCCTCTGGCTAGGCCCATAGCAAGGGTATTCATTCCATTTGCTCTGCTCTGACTAAGACCAGTGTAGACAGAAATGGCGGCCCAGGCTTGAGCATCCcggactgggcttggctgcctgtgtgcaccaccaggatcaagcccaatcccagaGCTGCCTCGGCCCCCAAGCCCTGGAATTTACCCCAGGCCTTAAACTGGGTTTAAGGGcacaagcgcacccttaaccccaggtccgaggctgtgtgtgtgtgtgtgtgtgcaggcaacccgtgcacacacagagccaggtggcaagagcatCTGGCTGAGGGAGATGCACCACACTCCTGAGCCAGGAAAAAcctggcatttaaaaaacagttgCAAAACAGCTACAGGAGCTGCTGGAAGGCTTCTACATTGGTGATATTATGCATGCTAGCCaatgggtgccaaccacaccaAGCATGTTCCAGCCACACTGGGAAGTTCTAGaactaccccccccgccccataacTCACCCCAGACAGAAGACTGTCTATTCAGGAGGACCAGGAGGGTGCATTCAAACCACCACCTCCACACTTAGGTCGCATTGCCTTCTGTCGCTTTAAGACCATTCCTTTCCTCATCATGCGATGTACTAAAGCGTTGTTTCTCTTTGTCcccaaactggggtccccagatgttgttggactacacaaGGGTATAGGGAGCTTGCCTGTGGCCCGGGAACAGGCTCCCCTCACCAGCCCCCACTGTTGTCCCTGCCCCCACAtgtcagccatgccccctgcatcgaCATCAAGCACAATCTTGTCTCATCAAAGTAGCCTCGGGCTGATTGGGGGCGGGTGGGCattacaggatgctggactagatggacccttcGTCTGACCTACCAGGGCCTTTCTTACTTTCCTCCTCTTACCAGTTCATTCCTGTCATTGATCTTCACTAAGTCTGAACCCCGCTTCTTGCATTCAGTTCGGCCGATGGTCCACATTCGCAAGTCTTCAGAAAACCAGTAATAACTCCCTCGATACCTTTGCCACTTCCAAGGTTGGGCTGCAGACGGAGACAGGAAGAGGGAGGCATGTGACAGAGACTCAGTAATAATGAAAATCCCAACCGTGGAGAACTGTGGCATCAAAATCGTCATTGGAACAGTCTTTGCCCTGTTCAGGACATGACCTTTGACACCTGGCTGCTCTTCCCTTGGATTCAGGCTTCCCCCTCAGGCTTGGCGCTACAATAAGGCAGACAGGTCTGAAGAATCTGTGCCGCCCTGCCTCCAGAGCTCCTTCGCCCTGCCAAGGGGCCGCCTCGCTCACCTTCCCCCGCTTCGCCAgccacctgctgccaccctgtTCTCCATGGTGGAGTCATTCTGCCCATCCCCAGCGCAGCAGTGGCACTCCTGAAGCCTACAGCTGCTTCCCAGCTGCTCGGGGCCAGAGCCAGCTGGAGCCCAGATGATAGGAGCCTGCCTCTGCGGTCGCTGAGGGTGGGGAGGCTGCCCCACCGCGCCTCTGCCATTGTAGCTGCCAAGGGCTGCCAGAgtagagagcccaccactgccatGGAGGGCTGCCTGGAAGAACTTGGGCTACCCATCCTGCCCCGATGCCACTGTTCACCCTGCAACAGGAATATCTGGAGTTCTGCGTCTATATTAGAACTATATGAATATAGTTCTGTTACTATATTCCTTTAGtaatatttatttgcatttaaagGGGAGCATCAGTGGAGGCAAACAGCACGTGTTCTCTTACCAGGCAGCAGGTCCACTAGCTCAGATCCCCAGGCAAAGACTCTTCACCACTGGTGGTACTCCCAGCCTTCACCTCTCTCCCACCTGACCAGATCTGTCTGTCCTCAGCTGCTGCTTTtgtccctacacacacacacacacacacacacacacacacacacacacacacacacacacttacaggtCACCTCCTCCAAGCTCTGATGGCTAATACTCACCAGACAGATCTCCCCAATATCTTTCAGCCATCAGCTTTTCTCTTTAAGGAAACTCCCCCAGGCATCCTGGGCGATTAATCTGCCTACACACAAGGAATGActgttctatttctatttctatttctatttctgtttctgtttctattACTATACATACTAGCAAAATATTCAAGATTAAACTGGGGGAAAAATACAACATATTTGTTGTCAATTTTTTTATACTTTAGAATAGCCAGAGATGTCGGTGCTCTTGAGCAGCAACCACTTCTTGTTTGAGacaaaggaggaggaatgctCCATCAAAATGGCACCCTTGTGGTGGTGTTCACTGATGCAGGCCCAAAGCCAACATGCCCCCTGTGTCAATGTGCTGCTGACGTCAATGCAGGAGACACTGCCAGCGTGGGGGCCGCTGCAAGCTTCCTTACACCTCTGGTCAGAGTCATAGTAGCTAAACGTTTTTGGTTTCCCCACTTAATGTTGGGGAAAGATGGAAACGGAGTCCTAGAGGGATAGAAACGCGGCTGCACACACTACAGTTTGTTTTACACCTTTGGCTATCCCCTTGTTCAGTGTAATATCCTCTTTTCCTACGAAGCAAGCAACATGCCAGGCATTCAATTCCTCTTCATCGTGATATTTCTGTTCACTTGACTTTTACATAGCCAGAGCAATTTGCCAGGACTTTTGAGAGCTGGAGTGATGTCGCATGGCAGCAGTGGAGCTACCGCTCTTCTCCCACATTCCTTGTCCATGGGCTGTGAGAGGTGGGGCCGCCAAGGGCCCACAGGAGTCACTCGCCACTTCTCCTTACCCCCACTTGCCACAGCagttcctgccactgctgctgccacccatcaCTTGCCAtgcccccttcctcccttccacTGCTGCCCTCTACTTGCCATCCagctcaggggctgctgggaaggagggaggccCTGTTCCCAGGtgctgggtggtagcaggcagtgGGAGCGGTGACGGCGGAAGTGGCCCAGTGCCAATAAGAAAGTGTGCattgccatggggtgtgtgtgtgtgtgtgtgctcatggcTGGCACTGGGCCATGCTGGCActgggctgcccccccccgctctgccctagccaggctgctgctgcataTGAGTGCTCACATGTGCATGAAAGCTTCCCATGTGCTCACCCTGTACATTGGGAAATTGTTGCTTATGAAAGGCACCGTAAGTCTCCAGTACTCTCTCCTCACAAGGAAATGGATTCTGTGCAGCTCAGCTGTTGCCGTTCAGTAATAGGAATACTGCTTTCTTCTCCTCCATTGTTCAGTATCAAAGACCAAATTATATGGAATTACCTGTGGCTGTGGTAGTAGTTGCGGCTTCTGTGGTATAAACAATGGTCACTTCAGAAATGCTTTCGGTGGTCTGTGGACCTGAAACTTAAGCATAGGTGGTGATCCACATTGAAAGGTTTCACTGTAGCA
Above is a window of Hemicordylus capensis ecotype Gifberg chromosome 2, rHemCap1.1.pri, whole genome shotgun sequence DNA encoding:
- the LOC128344322 gene encoding C-type lectin domain family 5 member A-like isoform X4, which produces MQRVIPGVILLLVKLTGTSLFVAFIPQIFPRGNISFVPENISFVPENYTVSGPQTTESISEVTIVYTTEAATTTTATAQPWKWQRYRGSYYWFSEDLRMWTIGRTECKKRGSDLVKINDRNELEFIRNKTKMAYYFIGLTYDGNKWLWNDDTEIRRDLFAMKPYENGKDCAATRAGEVVSVSCYQENRWICEKNG
- the LOC128344322 gene encoding C-type lectin domain family 5 member A-like isoform X3 produces the protein MNWEDRKLLDNMQRVIPGVILLLVKLTGTSLFVAFIPQIFPRGNISFVPENISFVPENYTVSGPQTTESISEVTIVYTTEAATTTTATAQPWKWQRYRGSYYWFSEDLRMWTIGRTECKKRGSDLVKINDRNELEFIRNKTKMAYYFIGLTYDGNKWLWNDDTEIRRDLFAMKPYENGKDCAATRAGEVVSVSCYQENRWICEKNG